The following are from one region of the Vicugna pacos chromosome 9, VicPac4, whole genome shotgun sequence genome:
- the SLC38A8 gene encoding solute carrier family 38 member 8, producing MLTRAPVIHDSLAYPGRARTFLLSQPSGVSLSPVPDGRGPSVTLKIGLGAMDRKVLEKPVPEAASPGLSSLGAVFILLKSALGAGLLNFPWAFHQAGGVAPAFLVELVSLVFLISGLVILGYAASVSGQATYQGVVGGLCGPAIGKLCEACFIVNLLMISVAFLRVIGDQLEKLCDFLLPGALPAPQPWYTDQRFTLTLLSGLVILPLSVPREIGFQKYTSILGTLAACYLALVIVAQYYLRPQDLAGEPHLASSPSSWTSGFSVFPTICFGFQCHEAAVSIYCSMRNRGLAHWALVSTLSLLGCCLVYSLTGVYGFLTFGTEVSADILMSYPGNDGVIIVARVLFAISIVTVYPIVLFLGRSVMQDFWRRSCCWVCGPQALADPSGTWVRLPLTVLWVTVTLAMALFLPDLSEIIGIIGGISSFFIFIFPGLCLICAISVEPMEPRVKCCLEAWGVVSVLLGTFIFGQSTVAAVLELL from the exons ATGCTCACTAGGGCTCCTGTAATTCATGACTCATTGGCTTACCCAGGCAGAGCTAGaaccttcctcctctcccagccctctgGAGTGAGCCTGAGTCCTGTCCCTGATGGCCGGGGACCATCTGTCACACTGAAGATTGGACTTGGTG CCATGGACAGAAAGGTTTTGGAAAAGCCAGTTCCGGAGGCCGCCAGCCccggcctgtcctcgctgggcgCAGTCTTCATTCTCCTAAAGTCCGCACTCGGGGCCGGCCTGCTCAACTTCCCGTGGGCCTTCCACCAGGCGGGTGGGGTGGCCCCCGCTTTTCTAGTGGAGCTG GTCTCCCTGGTGTTCCTAATTAGCGGACTGGTTATCCTGGGCTATGCTGCCTCTGTCAGTGGCCAGGCCACCTACCAGGGCGTGGTTGGAGGGCTGTGCGGACCCGCCATCGGCAAGCTGTGTGAGGCCTGCTTCATTGTCAACCTGCTCATGATCTCTGTGGCCTTCCTTAGGGTGATTGGGGATCAGCTGGAGAAAT TGTGTGACTTCCTCCTGCCTGGTGCCCTGCCAGCCCCGCAGCCCTGGTACACTGACCAGCGCTTCACTCTGACACTGCTCTCCGGGCTGGTCATCCTGCCCCTGTCTGTCCCACGCGAGATCGGGTTCCAGAAATACACGAG CATCCTAGGCACCCTGGCCGCCTGTTACCTGGCCCTGGTCATCGTGGCGCAATACTACCTCAGGCCCCAAGACCTCGCTGGAGAGCCCCACCTGGCCTCGAG TCCTTCCTCCTGGACCTCTGGATTTAGTGTCTTCCCCACCATCTGCTTTGGGTTTCAG TGTCACGAAGCTGCCGTCTCCATCTACTGCAGCATGCGGAACCGCGGCCTGGCACACTGGGCCCTGGTCTCCACGCTGTCCTTGCTGGGCTGCTGCCTCGTCTACTCACTAACGG GTGTTTATGGCTTCCTGACCTTCGGGACAGAAGTTTCTGCTGACATCCTGATGTCCTACCCCGGCAACGACGGGGTCATCATTGTCGCCCGGGTCCTCTTCGCCATCTCCATCGTGACCGTCTACCCCATCGTGCTCTTCCTGGGGAG GTCGGTGATGCAGGATTTCTGGAGGAGGAGCTGCTGCTGGGTATGTGGGCCCCAGGCCCTGGCCGACCCCTCGGGAACGTGGGTCCGGTTGCCACTGACCGTCCTGTGGGTCACCGTGACACTCGCCATGGCCCTGTTCCTGCCTGACCTCAGCGAGATCATCGGCATCATTGGGGGCATCAGTTCCTTCTTTATCTTCATCTTCCCAG GTCTGTGCCTCATCTGTGCCATCAGCGTGGAGCCCATGGAACCACGAGTTAA GTGCTGCTTGGAGGCCTGGGGAGTGGTCTCTGTGCTGCTCGGCACCTTCATCTTCGGCCAGAGCACGGTGGCGGCTGTCTTGGAGCTGCTTTGA